Proteins from a genomic interval of Rhodothermus marinus:
- a CDS encoding Glu/Leu/Phe/Val family dehydrogenase has translation MQLTEAPVEERTYSFWEQVNRMFDRAAAYTKHPKGLLDQIKACNSVYRMEFPVKRDDGSIEVIRAYRAEHSHHKLPTKGGIRYAPNVTEDEVMALAALMTYKCAIVDVPFGGAKGGVKIDRRQYSEAELERITRRYTYELLKKNFIGPGVDVPAPDYGTGPREMAWILDTYNSFSSNPLEALACVTGKPVGQGGVRGRKEATGRGVFFGVREACSVEEDMKALGLQTGLGGKTVVVQGLGNVGYHAAKFLQEGGAVLVGLAEIEGAIYNPDGLDLEAVMEHRRRTGSILNFPGAKNLERSQDALELPCDILVPAALENQITVENAPHIQARIIAEAANGPVTIEAEEILLKKGVLIIPDVYLNAGGVTVSYFEWLRNLYHVRFGRLSKRFEERTFSRILEVIEDLTGKKVPVELVQEVAHGADEEDLVNSGLEETMINAYQEILAIRREHGVDLRTAAFIDAINKVAQSYLELGIFP, from the coding sequence ATGCAACTGACCGAAGCACCTGTAGAAGAACGGACCTATTCCTTCTGGGAACAGGTCAACCGCATGTTCGATCGGGCAGCCGCCTACACGAAGCATCCCAAAGGGCTGCTCGATCAGATCAAGGCCTGCAACAGCGTCTACCGGATGGAATTCCCCGTCAAGCGGGACGACGGCTCGATCGAAGTGATTCGCGCCTATCGGGCCGAGCACAGCCACCACAAGCTACCCACGAAAGGAGGCATCCGGTACGCGCCGAACGTCACTGAAGACGAGGTGATGGCGCTGGCCGCCCTGATGACCTACAAGTGTGCCATCGTGGACGTGCCGTTTGGCGGGGCCAAAGGCGGCGTCAAAATCGACCGGCGCCAGTATAGCGAGGCCGAACTGGAGCGGATCACCCGCCGCTACACCTACGAACTGCTCAAAAAGAACTTCATCGGTCCCGGCGTGGATGTGCCCGCGCCGGACTACGGGACCGGCCCCCGCGAGATGGCCTGGATTCTGGATACGTACAATTCGTTCTCTTCCAATCCGCTCGAAGCGCTGGCCTGTGTGACCGGCAAGCCGGTCGGTCAGGGCGGTGTGCGCGGTCGCAAGGAGGCCACCGGTCGCGGCGTGTTCTTCGGCGTGCGGGAGGCCTGCAGCGTGGAAGAGGACATGAAAGCGCTGGGGCTCCAGACGGGCCTGGGCGGCAAAACGGTGGTCGTGCAGGGACTGGGTAACGTGGGCTACCACGCGGCCAAATTCCTGCAGGAAGGCGGGGCCGTGCTGGTGGGCCTGGCCGAAATCGAAGGGGCCATCTACAACCCGGACGGCCTCGACCTGGAAGCCGTCATGGAGCACCGGCGGCGCACCGGCTCGATTCTGAACTTCCCGGGCGCGAAAAACCTGGAGCGTTCTCAGGATGCGCTGGAGCTTCCCTGCGACATCCTTGTGCCGGCCGCGCTGGAAAATCAGATTACGGTGGAAAACGCTCCGCACATCCAGGCCAGGATCATCGCCGAGGCGGCCAACGGACCGGTAACCATCGAGGCCGAGGAGATTCTGCTGAAAAAAGGCGTGCTGATCATTCCGGACGTGTACCTCAATGCCGGGGGCGTGACGGTTTCTTACTTCGAATGGCTACGCAACCTGTACCACGTGCGGTTTGGCCGTCTCAGCAAGCGCTTCGAGGAACGCACCTTCAGTCGCATCCTGGAGGTCATCGAAGACCTGACCGGTAAGAAAGTGCCGGTTGAGCTCGTGCAGGAGGTGGCGCACGGAGCCGACGAGGAAGATCTGGTCAACTCCGGTCTGGAGGAGACCATGATCAATGCCTACCAGGAGATTCTGGCTATCCGGCGCGAGCACGGCGTAGACCTTCGCACGGCTGCCTTCATCGACGCGATCAACAAGGTGGCCCAGTCGTATCTGGAGCTGGGCATTTTCCCGTGA
- a CDS encoding dipeptidase: protein MTEQALSYVDTHFSRFVEELKDLLRIPSISTDPDYAPEVRRAADWLAEHFQKLGFPKVEVFETEGHPIVYAEYTVDATRPTVLVYGHYDVQPPDPLELWTSPPFEPEIRDGNLYARGACDDKGQLFMHVKAAEAYLKTAGTLPVNLKFLLEGEEESGSVHLAPFIEAHRELLAADVVVISDTAMFAPGVPSITYGLRGLAYVEVELTGPARDLHSGVYGGAVENPINVLARLIAGLHDEDHRITIPGFYDDVRPLTEEERRTFRELPFDEKAWMEEIGVSAVRTEKGYTILEAITARPTLDVNGIWGGYQGKGAKTVLPAKAGAKISMRLVPDQDPDDIVEKTRRYFEQKTPPTCKLRFTSLHGGHPVLVDTRHPAMQAAAEAMARVFGRRPYFTREGGSIPVVADFKRLLGLDSVLMGFGLNSDAIHSPDEHFGLDRFRQGIESIVHFLERYGQRPT from the coding sequence ATGACCGAGCAGGCATTGTCCTACGTCGATACGCATTTTTCGCGCTTTGTCGAAGAATTGAAAGACCTGCTGCGCATTCCGTCGATCAGTACCGATCCGGACTACGCGCCCGAGGTGCGACGGGCGGCCGACTGGCTGGCCGAGCATTTCCAGAAGCTGGGCTTCCCGAAAGTAGAAGTCTTTGAGACCGAGGGCCATCCCATCGTCTATGCCGAGTACACGGTGGACGCGACGCGGCCGACCGTGCTCGTCTACGGTCACTACGACGTGCAGCCGCCCGATCCGCTGGAACTGTGGACCTCGCCGCCCTTCGAGCCGGAGATCCGGGACGGCAACCTCTACGCGCGGGGCGCCTGCGACGACAAAGGCCAGCTTTTCATGCATGTGAAGGCGGCCGAGGCCTACCTGAAGACGGCCGGCACGCTCCCCGTGAACCTGAAATTCCTGCTGGAAGGGGAGGAGGAGTCAGGTTCGGTGCACCTGGCACCTTTCATCGAAGCGCATCGCGAGCTGCTGGCGGCCGACGTCGTGGTCATTTCCGACACGGCCATGTTCGCGCCGGGGGTGCCCTCAATCACCTACGGGCTACGCGGGCTGGCCTACGTGGAGGTGGAACTGACCGGTCCGGCCCGCGACCTGCACTCGGGCGTCTATGGCGGGGCCGTCGAAAATCCGATCAACGTGCTGGCGCGGCTGATCGCCGGGCTCCACGACGAAGACCACCGGATCACGATCCCGGGCTTTTACGACGACGTGCGGCCCCTGACCGAGGAGGAACGGCGTACGTTTCGGGAGCTGCCCTTCGACGAAAAGGCCTGGATGGAGGAAATCGGCGTGTCGGCCGTCCGCACCGAGAAGGGGTACACGATCCTGGAGGCGATCACGGCACGGCCGACGCTGGACGTGAACGGCATCTGGGGCGGCTACCAGGGTAAGGGTGCCAAAACCGTGCTGCCTGCAAAGGCCGGGGCCAAGATCTCCATGCGGCTGGTACCCGATCAGGACCCGGACGACATCGTCGAGAAAACCCGCCGCTACTTCGAACAGAAGACGCCGCCCACCTGCAAGCTACGCTTTACGTCGCTGCACGGCGGCCATCCCGTGCTGGTCGATACGCGCCATCCGGCCATGCAGGCGGCCGCCGAGGCCATGGCCCGCGTGTTCGGACGCCGGCCCTACTTCACCCGCGAGGGCGGCTCCATCCCCGTCGTGGCCGACTTCAAACGGCTGCTGGGGCTCGACAGCGTGCTCATGGGCTTCGGGTTGAATTCGGACGCGATCCATTCGCCCGACGAGCACTTCGGGCTGGACCGCTTCCGACAGGGCATCGAAAGCATCGTGCATTTTCTGGAACGGTACGGTCAGCGGCCAACGTGA
- a CDS encoding MBL fold metallo-hydrolase, which produces MIFVALGDTEAIGANCYFVKLDGTGLVLDVGVDPNEEGPESLPRFELIHRNPDWYIDHAIVTHAHHDHIGALPVLLREFPHVLVHMTRVTRQLADLLLPASARLQRRRLQEGRSSYGPLFDEKQLEGYSYLYLTHEPGQDFSVTGLRGRSPVRARFYHAGHVLGAAGVLLTHEEDGRRQRIFYTSDTNMRAQAIIPGGDYPEEPVDVLILESTAGADPEAERTTRRLEEERFGEAVRRVLDRGGSVLVPAFALGRAQEVLAVIDRLKREKVLPADVPVYTAGTMRAIADLYDRTRFVTPRLDPSFEVFRVEQRRLPRRLEAVRQALAEPAIYVLSSGMMFERSLSNRMAQLLVEDERHAIFLVGFAREDSPAGRLLAAAEAGAEEIVLDEQRGPQPLRCEVARFRFSGHSHRRDLLRLVERLQPRHVILVHGDEDAREWMADNIQFFYPDVNVWLPRSGEPLEL; this is translated from the coding sequence ATGATTTTCGTCGCGCTGGGTGATACCGAGGCGATCGGGGCCAACTGCTATTTTGTGAAGCTGGACGGGACGGGACTTGTGCTCGACGTGGGGGTCGATCCGAACGAGGAAGGACCCGAGAGCCTGCCGCGCTTCGAGCTGATCCACCGCAACCCGGACTGGTACATCGATCACGCCATCGTCACGCACGCGCATCACGACCACATCGGGGCGTTGCCGGTCCTGCTGCGTGAGTTTCCGCACGTGCTGGTGCACATGACGCGCGTCACGCGCCAGCTTGCCGATCTGCTGCTGCCCGCCTCGGCCCGCCTGCAACGTCGCCGCCTGCAGGAAGGCCGCTCGAGCTACGGTCCGCTTTTCGACGAAAAGCAACTGGAGGGCTACAGCTACCTCTACCTGACGCACGAGCCGGGACAGGACTTCAGTGTGACGGGCCTGCGAGGGCGCTCGCCCGTGCGCGCTCGCTTCTACCATGCCGGCCATGTGCTGGGCGCGGCCGGCGTGTTGCTGACGCACGAAGAAGACGGCCGCCGCCAGCGCATCTTCTACACGAGCGACACGAACATGCGGGCACAGGCCATCATCCCGGGGGGCGACTACCCGGAGGAGCCGGTCGATGTGCTCATTCTGGAATCGACGGCCGGAGCCGATCCCGAGGCCGAACGCACCACGCGCCGCCTGGAGGAAGAACGCTTCGGCGAGGCGGTGCGGCGTGTGCTGGATCGGGGCGGCAGCGTACTGGTGCCGGCCTTTGCGCTCGGGCGTGCCCAGGAAGTGCTGGCCGTGATCGACCGACTCAAGCGGGAAAAGGTATTGCCCGCCGACGTGCCCGTCTATACGGCCGGGACCATGCGGGCCATTGCCGACCTGTATGATCGGACGCGCTTCGTCACACCCCGGCTCGATCCGTCGTTCGAGGTGTTCCGCGTCGAGCAGCGGCGGCTGCCCCGGCGCCTGGAGGCCGTGCGGCAGGCGCTGGCCGAGCCGGCCATCTACGTGCTCAGCAGCGGGATGATGTTCGAACGGTCGCTCTCGAACCGAATGGCGCAACTGCTGGTGGAAGACGAGCGGCACGCGATCTTTCTGGTAGGATTCGCCCGGGAAGACTCGCCGGCCGGGCGACTGCTGGCCGCCGCCGAAGCCGGCGCCGAAGAGATCGTGCTCGACGAGCAACGCGGTCCGCAACCGCTTCGCTGCGAGGTGGCACGCTTCCGCTTCAGCGGCCACAGCCATCGCCGCGACCTGCTGCGGCTGGTCGAGCGCCTGCAGCCCCGCCATGTGATCCTGGTGCACGGCGACGAAGACGCGCGTGAATGGATGGCCGACAACATTCAGTTTTTCTACCCGGACGTAAACGTATGGCTGCCCCGTTCCGGCGAACCGCTGGAGCTATGA
- a CDS encoding FAD-binding and (Fe-S)-binding domain-containing protein: protein METLVRPTRPILSTERLEEFAARLRPRLRGSLCMDPMTRALYATDASIYRMEPVGVLLPAHADDVQAALELAQEFGIPVLPRGGGSSLAGQAVNEALVIDFTPRLHRILEINAEERWVRVEPGCPLEQLNKALQPYGLMVGPDPASGGRATLGGMLANNSTGAHSILYGNMIRHVHAVEALLADGTPVHFEPLSADAWAERTRRDGPEGRLYRELDALLREKGDVIARDTPRHWRRNSGYRLEYLLDPAERNLAQLLCGSEGTLAVVTELTVKLVPRPKRTALGVVHFHTRDEALRAVTTILETEPSAVELFDGVAIEATRHAPGYAPLLATFIQGDPGAVLITEYFGESEAELVHRLDVLEATLRRAGQGYAVVRALQPEHIRNVWNVRSEGVGLVMGVKGDHKPIPIIEDAAVPVEHLADYVADLERLLQETNTRAVFYAHASAGCLHIRPFINTKDAREVEKMRDIAVGSMELVKKYGGVLSSEHGDGIARGALNEAFLGPELCDVYRRLKQIFDPDGLLNPGRVIDTPPLTENLRMGPTYHTIELIEELDWSEEGGFARAVEQCNGNGACRKLESGVMCPSYMVTRDERHTTRGRANALRSVMSGALPVEELTGEALYEVMDLCVQCKGCKTECPSNVDMARIKAEWLAKYWEANGVPLRVRLFAHQPRLARWIGGGWKAQLANFGLRNPLVRWVMDRALGISARRRLPAFAVEPFTHWFRRQQRTLEGPTVVLFADTFNNYHHPEVARAATEFFWKLGLQVVVPDERACCGRPLISKGLLSEAQQQVLDAVERLHPYVEQGWPIVGLEPSCILTFRDELLALLPGDPRARALARSVFTFEEYVARLADEGRLDGVRWTETPRRVLLHGHCHQKALVGTQAAARVLSLPGYTVEVLDTSCCGMAGAFGYEKEHVDISLKMAERRLAPAVRAADDGTLIAAPGTSCRAQIQDTTGRRALHPAEILLEALA from the coding sequence ATGGAAACGCTGGTTCGCCCCACCCGCCCCATCCTCTCGACCGAACGCCTGGAAGAATTTGCCGCCCGGCTGCGTCCACGTCTTCGCGGATCGCTCTGCATGGATCCGATGACGCGGGCGCTTTACGCGACCGACGCCAGCATCTATCGGATGGAGCCGGTCGGTGTGCTGCTGCCCGCGCATGCCGACGACGTGCAGGCCGCGCTGGAGCTGGCGCAGGAATTCGGCATTCCGGTGCTGCCGCGCGGCGGCGGTTCGTCGCTGGCCGGCCAGGCCGTCAACGAAGCGCTGGTGATCGACTTCACGCCACGCCTGCACCGCATTCTGGAAATCAATGCGGAAGAACGGTGGGTTCGGGTGGAGCCGGGGTGCCCGCTGGAGCAGCTCAACAAGGCGCTGCAGCCCTATGGCCTGATGGTGGGGCCTGATCCTGCCAGCGGGGGGCGTGCCACCCTGGGCGGCATGCTCGCCAACAATTCGACCGGTGCCCACTCCATTCTGTACGGCAACATGATCCGGCACGTGCACGCGGTCGAGGCACTGCTGGCCGACGGGACGCCCGTGCACTTCGAGCCACTTTCGGCCGACGCCTGGGCCGAGCGCACGCGCCGCGACGGACCCGAAGGCCGGCTCTATCGCGAGCTGGACGCCCTGCTTCGCGAAAAAGGCGACGTCATCGCCCGCGACACGCCGCGCCACTGGCGCCGCAACAGCGGCTACCGACTCGAATACCTGCTGGACCCGGCCGAGCGTAACCTGGCGCAACTGCTCTGCGGAAGCGAGGGCACGCTGGCCGTCGTGACCGAACTGACCGTGAAACTGGTGCCGCGTCCGAAGCGGACGGCGCTGGGCGTGGTCCACTTCCACACGCGCGACGAGGCGCTGCGTGCCGTAACGACCATCCTGGAGACCGAGCCGTCGGCCGTCGAGCTGTTCGACGGCGTGGCCATCGAAGCCACGCGCCACGCGCCGGGCTATGCGCCGCTGCTGGCCACGTTCATTCAGGGAGATCCGGGCGCCGTGCTCATCACCGAATACTTCGGCGAGAGCGAGGCGGAGCTGGTGCATCGCCTGGACGTGCTGGAAGCGACGCTCCGGCGGGCCGGCCAGGGCTATGCCGTGGTGCGGGCCCTTCAGCCCGAGCACATCCGGAACGTCTGGAATGTCCGCAGCGAAGGGGTGGGGCTGGTGATGGGGGTCAAAGGCGACCACAAGCCGATCCCGATCATCGAAGACGCCGCCGTGCCCGTCGAACACCTGGCTGACTACGTGGCCGACCTGGAACGGCTGCTTCAGGAGACGAACACCCGCGCTGTCTTCTACGCGCACGCTTCGGCGGGCTGCCTGCACATCCGCCCCTTCATCAACACGAAGGACGCCCGCGAGGTGGAAAAAATGCGCGACATCGCCGTCGGCTCCATGGAGCTGGTCAAAAAGTACGGCGGTGTGCTTTCGTCCGAGCACGGCGACGGCATCGCGCGGGGCGCGCTCAACGAGGCGTTTCTGGGACCGGAACTCTGCGACGTCTATCGACGGCTCAAGCAGATCTTCGACCCGGACGGTCTGCTCAATCCGGGCCGGGTGATCGACACGCCCCCGCTGACGGAAAACCTGCGCATGGGGCCCACCTATCACACCATCGAACTGATCGAGGAACTGGACTGGTCGGAAGAAGGGGGCTTTGCGCGGGCCGTCGAGCAGTGCAACGGCAACGGCGCCTGCCGTAAGCTGGAAAGCGGCGTCATGTGCCCGAGCTACATGGTCACGCGCGACGAGCGGCACACGACGCGCGGACGGGCCAATGCGCTGCGTTCGGTGATGTCCGGGGCGCTTCCCGTCGAAGAACTGACGGGCGAGGCGCTCTACGAAGTGATGGACCTGTGCGTGCAGTGCAAGGGCTGCAAGACCGAGTGCCCGTCGAACGTGGATATGGCCCGGATCAAGGCGGAGTGGCTGGCCAAGTACTGGGAGGCGAACGGCGTGCCGCTGCGCGTGCGGCTGTTCGCCCACCAGCCCCGGCTGGCCCGGTGGATCGGAGGCGGCTGGAAGGCCCAGCTGGCCAACTTCGGCCTGCGCAACCCGCTCGTGCGCTGGGTGATGGACCGAGCGCTGGGCATCAGCGCCCGGCGGCGTCTGCCGGCTTTTGCCGTCGAGCCGTTCACGCACTGGTTCCGCAGGCAACAGCGCACGCTCGAGGGGCCGACCGTCGTGCTCTTTGCCGACACGTTCAACAACTACCATCATCCCGAAGTCGCCCGGGCGGCCACCGAGTTCTTCTGGAAGCTGGGCCTTCAGGTGGTGGTGCCCGATGAACGGGCCTGCTGCGGCCGGCCGCTCATCTCCAAGGGATTGCTCAGCGAGGCGCAGCAGCAGGTGCTCGACGCCGTCGAACGCCTGCATCCCTACGTCGAGCAGGGCTGGCCGATTGTCGGGCTCGAGCCGAGCTGCATTCTGACGTTTCGTGACGAGCTGCTCGCCCTGCTGCCGGGCGATCCGCGGGCCCGCGCGCTGGCGCGCAGCGTGTTCACCTTCGAGGAGTACGTGGCCCGGCTGGCCGACGAAGGTCGGCTCGACGGGGTGCGCTGGACCGAGACGCCGCGGCGGGTACTGCTGCATGGCCACTGCCACCAGAAGGCGCTGGTCGGGACCCAGGCGGCCGCGCGGGTGCTGTCGCTGCCGGGCTACACGGTCGAAGTGCTCGATACGAGCTGCTGCGGCATGGCCGGCGCTTTCGGGTACGAAAAGGAACACGTGGACATTTCGCTGAAGATGGCCGAGCGGCGGCTGGCGCCAGCCGTGCGGGCGGCCGACGACGGCACGCTCATTGCAGCACCGGGCACTTCGTGCCGCGCGCAGATTCAGGATACGACGGGGCGGCGGGCGCTGCACCCGGCGGAAATCCTGCTCGAGGCGCTGGCCTGA
- the sppA gene encoding signal peptide peptidase SppA, whose protein sequence is MRFLSSLLASILGTLIAIGLIFLFLFLFLMGLATAVEQPPSIRSGSVLVVRLSGPIPEVVSPDPLSRLLLEEPPYGLHDLTHALKKAAADRRIEAVWLRLQNPQLSWASLEEVRAALVEFRSSGKLLIASCEDFGMDEATYFLASAADSVFAGPESFFEFNGFYLTAEFYKRLLDKLEVEARVVRAGAFKSAGEPFVREHLSEENRLQLQALLDAYNRRFLETVAEARGLSVEDVNRLATEQLLLSAEEAVQAGLLDGLRDAGQIERMLKTHLGYGPDEKLRRVSLRQYARVPDREAGLPTGNEGEIAVVYAVGTIVPGKSQQEPVPVPFLGGRMLGSETLIAAMEEARQNERVKAVVLRINSPGGSAAASEAMWQAIRRTAEEKPVIVSMGDVAASGGYWISTAADTIVADPLTITGSIGVIGILFNAGGLFENKIGITYDLLRTSPYADMFSGLVPPEPYEVERLQQTILATYRTFLQKVSQARGLPVDSVDAIGGGRVWSGEAAHRIGLVDVLGGLDRAIAIAAEKAGLAPGTYRIRVLPRPRTFAERLAEQLEAKAVQTWRNLTASPAARMLEAYRPTLDRLRLLHGTPLARMWPEVSVR, encoded by the coding sequence ATGCGGTTTCTTTCCTCGCTGCTGGCCAGCATTCTCGGCACGCTGATCGCCATCGGGCTGATTTTTCTCTTTCTGTTTCTGTTTCTGATGGGGCTGGCGACGGCCGTCGAACAGCCGCCGTCCATTCGCTCGGGCTCGGTGCTGGTCGTGCGCCTGAGCGGTCCCATTCCGGAAGTCGTCTCGCCCGATCCGCTCAGCCGCCTGCTACTGGAGGAGCCCCCCTACGGCCTGCACGACCTGACACACGCCCTGAAGAAAGCAGCGGCCGACCGGCGCATCGAAGCCGTCTGGCTTCGTCTGCAGAACCCGCAACTCTCCTGGGCCTCGCTGGAAGAAGTCCGCGCGGCGCTCGTCGAGTTCAGGTCCAGCGGCAAGCTGCTTATCGCCTCGTGCGAGGACTTCGGCATGGATGAGGCCACCTATTTCCTGGCCAGCGCGGCCGACAGCGTGTTTGCCGGACCGGAGTCGTTCTTCGAATTCAACGGCTTCTATCTGACGGCCGAATTCTACAAGCGCCTGCTCGACAAGCTGGAGGTCGAAGCCCGGGTGGTGCGGGCCGGTGCCTTCAAGAGTGCCGGGGAACCGTTCGTGCGTGAACATCTCTCCGAAGAAAACCGCCTGCAATTGCAGGCGCTGCTCGACGCCTACAACCGGCGCTTCCTGGAGACGGTGGCCGAGGCCCGCGGGCTTTCGGTGGAGGACGTGAACCGGCTGGCGACCGAGCAGCTGCTGCTTTCCGCCGAGGAGGCCGTGCAGGCCGGGTTGCTCGACGGGCTCCGCGACGCCGGCCAGATCGAGCGCATGCTGAAGACGCACCTGGGCTATGGGCCGGACGAAAAGCTACGCCGCGTCTCGCTTCGCCAGTACGCGCGCGTGCCTGACCGCGAGGCCGGCCTGCCCACCGGTAACGAAGGCGAAATCGCCGTGGTCTATGCCGTGGGGACGATCGTGCCCGGCAAAAGTCAGCAGGAGCCGGTGCCGGTCCCCTTCCTGGGCGGCCGCATGCTCGGGAGCGAAACGCTGATCGCCGCAATGGAGGAGGCGCGCCAGAATGAACGCGTGAAGGCCGTAGTGCTGCGCATCAACTCGCCGGGCGGCTCGGCGGCCGCCTCGGAAGCCATGTGGCAGGCCATCCGGCGCACGGCCGAAGAAAAGCCCGTCATCGTCTCGATGGGCGATGTGGCCGCCTCCGGCGGCTACTGGATCAGCACGGCCGCCGATACGATCGTGGCCGATCCGCTGACCATCACGGGTTCGATCGGGGTGATCGGCATTCTGTTCAATGCGGGCGGCCTGTTCGAAAACAAGATCGGGATCACCTACGACCTGCTGCGCACCAGCCCGTACGCCGACATGTTCTCGGGACTGGTGCCCCCGGAGCCCTACGAGGTGGAACGCCTGCAGCAGACCATCCTGGCGACCTATCGCACGTTTCTGCAAAAGGTATCGCAGGCCCGCGGGCTTCCAGTCGATTCGGTCGATGCCATCGGCGGGGGACGTGTCTGGAGCGGCGAGGCGGCCCACCGGATCGGTCTGGTGGACGTGCTGGGCGGCCTGGACCGGGCCATTGCCATTGCCGCCGAAAAAGCCGGCCTGGCGCCGGGCACCTATCGGATTCGCGTGCTGCCGCGTCCCCGGACGTTTGCCGAGCGGCTGGCCGAGCAGCTGGAGGCAAAAGCCGTGCAGACCTGGCGTAATCTGACCGCTTCGCCGGCCGCCCGGATGCTGGAGGCCTACCGGCCCACGCTGGACCGGCTCCGGCTGCTGCACGGTACGCCGCTGGCCCGCATGTGGCCCGAGGTGTCGGTTCGCTAA